The window GAAATCCTGCTCGAGATCCAAGAGACCAAATAGGCGTTTGTTCATAGTTGCTATGAATCGAAGATAAGGATAGAAGATGATGAGCTCgggttcccgacatcaaccaagggGATGGACCGAGACAAGAACCAGGAAAAGTTCAAGGGTGACTTTGATGCATACCAGCGATCTTCCAAAGGTCGTTTCTTTCCTTACAAGAGGGCCGAGGGATGCGACAGCAAAGGGTTTCGATATTCAAATAGATTCGATCCCGATAGAAGAATTAACAGCGGCCAGAACATATAGCTACAAGAAAAAGAGGTACCGAGCACCCAGGATTCCTCATATCCAGGCTGTCAGATTATAATTTCAACATCAATGTAGTGGAGTTGGTATCAGCAATGAGGAATATCAAAGAATCAAGATACCCGGAGCCGATCAAATCTGATCctagccagagggatcccaacttatggtGTGAATATCTTGGGACTCATGGTCACAAAGCTGGGGACTGCCTGCATCTATGCAAGGAGGTGACAACGTTGTTTAAGAACAACCATCTTAGGgagttcttgagtgaccgagccaagaataATTACGGGCACAACCGGGATAATGCAGGACTCTCGAAGATAGGGGAAGACCCTCCTCGACTGACTATTAACACAATTTTCGGAGGGAATAAAACCAATGGTGCATCCTTCTTGGCGGCCCAGAATACAAAAATATCAATGACTCTCAGCAAGAGACTTCGGAAAGTCGCCGAAGATGACATTACATTCACAGAAGAAGACGCTGATGTACTTCTTCTGCCGTATAACGATGCCCTGATAATTtctcttaatgttttagattttgAGACTAAACGTGTTTTGGTTAACCCAGGAAGCTCAACCAACATCATTCAATAGAGAGTGCTGGAACAAGCCAAATTAAGCGAAAGTATCATTCTGGCAACAAAACTCCTCGACGGGTTCAACTTGGtaagtgtgacaacccgaggagagatcctGCTACCACGAATGCCAAAGGGGTTACGAAGACCACCTTATTTGAAGTGGTGGACAGTGACATGGGATACAACATAATTCTCGGTAGACCGTGGTTACATGATATGAAGGTCGTACCATCAATATATCACCAATTACTGAAATTTCCGACCTTAGAGGGAATCAAGCAAATCAGAGGAGACCAACCGGCAGCAAGAGAAATGAACGCAGTGTCAATTTCAAGCAGTAATGGGAAAGTACCCagcaaatagcaattacaggaaccggtACCTGCTCCCGAGCCGAGTGATAAAGGCAAGGATTCGTCAGAATCCTACTAGGCTCCGAGATATTTTTAGGTATCGGAAGAGAGACACGCGACCAAATCTACGGCATAAGAACTCGGACAAGTGGCTTTGTTTCAGGAATTCTTGGATAGAAAATTTCACTTGGGAGTATGACTCAATCTCAAGCTCAGGTCAGGATTTATTAATTTCCTTGAAGATaatgttgattgttttgcatggttgCACTCgaatatgacaggtatcccactaGAGGTGGTCGTGCACAAGATATGCCTGGACCGAAGCGTCCCtccggtaaggcaaaagaaaCTCCTGATAGTTGAGGTCATAAATAGGGTTGTTAAGGAAAAGGTAACTCGAttacttgatatcggttcaatccgggaggtaaagtatcGATAATGGTTAGCTAATATAGTTGTAGTTACGAAAAAGAATAACAAGTTttgaatgtgcgtagattataaagacttgaataaggtgTGCCctaaagactcgttcccactgtcaaacatcgatcaaatgattgatacgACGGCCaggcatgagttaatgagtttcctcgatgcctattccgggtacaacaaaattaagatgaacccggaggatcaggaaaaaacttcgttcataatgAACTTTGGcatatattgttataatgtgatgccattcAGGCTTaaaaatgccggagccacttatcaaaggctcgtgaacaagatgttcgagaagaaaatatgcaaaaatggaagtttatatagatgacatgttagtcaagtctttgaatgcaggtgatcatTTAAAAAACCTCTGAATGCAGGTGATCATTTAAAGCACTTCCAGAAAACCTTTGATATCTTAAGGAAGCACAACATAAAGCTCAACCTTGAAAAATGCACATTTGTGGTTGGCTCTGGTAAGTTCTTGGATTTTTTGGTTTCACAAAGGGGGATCGAGGTAAACTCCGATAAGATAAAACCATCGAGGACATCTCAGACCAGCTGACAAGCTTAAAAGAAGTCCAAAGTCTAATCGGAAGATTTGCCGCTCTAAGCAGGTTCATCTCTCGATCCTCAAAAAAATATCATCACTTCTtcaagtgaagaagaagaagaagaaaaacacttTCGAATGTACTCCAGAATGTCAACAGTTCTTGAAAGACCTGAAACATTATCTATcagatgtaaggccccgtgaaaacttTGGCTCAAAAACCCGAGATctcgtagtgccaagttaggaatatgtgttagaccgcggttcggaccctttggattggtatgtgcattaaaaagttaaggaataaTATTTTTCAGAAGAGCGCGTTTCTGCGGTTCATTAAGCGGTCGCATaatagctatgcggaccgcatagttgccgcagagtgaggcagtttgatggttaattttgaggtcaaatatgcggccaattatgcgatcgcataatcaatatgcgggccaCATAGTCATCACATAATCTCCTTGGAATTTTGCGAGGGGCAGTtttgcagtgcattatgcgaccacagaataggtatgcggaccgcattcttgtcgcataccCAGCAGTTTGTTCGTGTTTTAGGGGCCATTTTGCGGTCCCTTTTGAGGGCTGCatgtcaattatgcgatcgcagattggGTCgaggctcctattttctaacttttaaaacc of the Nicotiana tabacum cultivar K326 chromosome 7, ASM71507v2, whole genome shotgun sequence genome contains:
- the LOC107800662 gene encoding uncharacterized protein LOC107800662, which produces MRNIKESRYPEPIKSDPSQRDPNLWCEYLGTHGHKAGDCLHLCKEVTTLFKNNHLREFLSDRAKNNYGHNRDNAGLSKIGEDPPRLTINTIFGGNKTNGASFLAAQNTKISMTLSKRLRKVAEDDITFTEEDADVLLLPYNDALIISLNVLDFETKRVLVNPGSSTNIIQ